In one Streptomyces sp. NBC_01288 genomic region, the following are encoded:
- a CDS encoding NADP-dependent oxidoreductase yields the protein MSTVNTMRVITQHVLGGPEVLEVAEVERPAPRANEILIKVRAAGLNPTDWKHRATGGFLGEPPFTLGWDVSGVVEAVGVGVARLAPGDEVFGMLSYPWGHGSHAEYVAAPARAFVHKPAGIDHVQAGALPLVSLTAWQALVENAEVQPGQRVLIHAAAGGVGHVAVQIAKARGAYVIGTASAAKHDFLRELGVDEAIDYRETDFSEAVKDVDVVLDMLGAETALKSLRVLRPGGIVVSIVPMGKPDFYEEAERLGVRAVRMLVDADRADMEAIAELVETGKLRATIAGTFPLADAAEAHALGATGRTAGKLVLAVD from the coding sequence ATGAGCACTGTGAACACCATGCGCGTCATCACCCAGCACGTCCTCGGCGGTCCCGAGGTCCTCGAAGTCGCCGAGGTCGAGCGCCCCGCGCCGCGCGCCAACGAGATCCTGATCAAGGTGCGGGCCGCCGGACTCAACCCCACCGACTGGAAGCACCGGGCCACCGGCGGCTTCCTCGGCGAGCCGCCGTTCACCCTCGGCTGGGACGTCTCCGGCGTCGTCGAGGCCGTCGGCGTCGGTGTCGCCCGTCTCGCACCCGGCGACGAGGTCTTCGGGATGCTGTCCTACCCGTGGGGCCACGGCTCGCACGCCGAGTACGTCGCCGCCCCGGCCCGCGCCTTCGTCCACAAGCCGGCCGGGATCGACCACGTCCAGGCGGGCGCGCTGCCCCTGGTCTCGCTGACCGCGTGGCAGGCGCTGGTGGAGAACGCCGAAGTCCAGCCCGGGCAGCGGGTGTTGATCCACGCGGCGGCCGGCGGGGTCGGACATGTGGCCGTGCAGATCGCCAAGGCACGCGGTGCCTATGTGATCGGCACGGCGAGCGCGGCCAAGCACGACTTCCTGCGTGAACTCGGCGTCGACGAGGCGATCGACTACCGGGAGACCGACTTCAGCGAGGCCGTGAAGGACGTGGACGTCGTCCTGGACATGCTCGGCGCCGAGACCGCGCTCAAGTCGCTGCGGGTGCTGCGTCCGGGCGGGATCGTGGTCTCCATCGTGCCGATGGGCAAGCCGGACTTCTACGAGGAGGCCGAGCGGCTCGGTGTACGGGCGGTCCGGATGCTCGTCGACGCCGACCGTGCCGACATGGAGGCGATCGCGGAGCTCGTCGAGACTGGCAAGCTGCGCGCGACGATCGCCGGGACGTTCCCGCTGGCCGATGCCGCCGAGGCACACGCGCTCGGCGCCACCGGCCGCACCGCGGGCAAGCTGGTACTGGCGGTCGACTGA
- a CDS encoding DUF3533 domain-containing protein: MTPSPADPAQDTPPAPAPAPQGFTTELRDALNLRGVLLIVGVLALQLGFVLSYIGAFHAPKPHHIAVAVVAPSQVSGPVVKQLNTLENGPLDARVVATEKQARTLILDRTVDAAILVDPKSTTDTLLVASAGGPAVSSTAQQIAQTIETDRHRQVTITDIRPPAASDGRGMSSFYLVVGWMVGGYLAATILGMAGGARPANLHRTVIRLSSLALYAIVSGLGGAIIVGPLLGALEGHFAELWALGALIVFASAATTVAFQVLWGVIGVGVTILLFVVLGNPSAGGAYPAVLLPPFWRSVGEWLPPGAGTTVVRNTVYFSGNAIAQPLWVLVGYAVLGTAVAVTASALRLRRSQRLAGAQPAGEPVVSRLGTP; encoded by the coding sequence GTGACACCCTCTCCGGCCGACCCGGCCCAGGACACTCCCCCCGCCCCCGCCCCCGCACCACAGGGATTCACCACCGAACTGCGCGATGCCCTCAACCTGCGCGGCGTCCTGCTGATCGTCGGCGTCCTCGCCCTCCAGCTGGGCTTCGTCCTGTCCTACATCGGCGCCTTCCACGCACCCAAGCCCCATCACATCGCCGTGGCGGTCGTCGCACCCTCGCAGGTGTCGGGCCCAGTCGTGAAACAGCTCAACACCCTGGAGAACGGCCCCCTCGACGCCCGCGTCGTCGCCACCGAAAAGCAGGCCCGCACCCTCATCCTCGACCGCACCGTCGACGCGGCGATCCTCGTCGACCCGAAGAGCACCACCGACACGCTGCTGGTGGCCTCGGCAGGCGGTCCGGCCGTCTCCTCCACGGCCCAGCAGATCGCCCAGACCATCGAGACGGACCGCCACCGCCAGGTGACGATCACCGACATCCGGCCGCCCGCCGCCAGCGACGGCCGCGGCATGTCCTCCTTCTACCTCGTCGTCGGCTGGATGGTAGGTGGCTACCTGGCCGCCACCATCCTCGGCATGGCCGGCGGAGCCCGCCCTGCCAACCTCCACCGGACCGTCATCCGGCTGAGCTCTCTCGCCCTCTACGCGATCGTCTCGGGCCTGGGCGGGGCCATCATCGTGGGTCCCCTCCTGGGCGCTCTGGAGGGGCACTTCGCCGAGTTGTGGGCGCTGGGCGCGCTGATCGTCTTCGCCTCGGCCGCCACCACCGTCGCCTTCCAGGTGCTGTGGGGCGTCATCGGTGTCGGGGTGACCATCCTCCTCTTCGTCGTCCTGGGCAATCCCAGTGCCGGGGGCGCCTATCCCGCCGTTCTGCTGCCGCCGTTCTGGCGATCGGTCGGCGAGTGGCTCCCGCCGGGCGCCGGCACCACCGTCGTACGCAACACGGTCTACTTCTCCGGCAACGCCATCGCCCAGCCCCTGTGGGTGCTCGTCGGCTACGCGGTTCTGGGCACCGCGGTGGCCGTCACCGCATCCGCCCTGCGCCTCCGTCGCAGTCAGCGCCTTGCCGGCGCACAACCGGCCGGCGAACCGGTCGTGAGTCGGTTGGGCACCCCGTGA
- a CDS encoding Lrp/AsnC family transcriptional regulator, translated as MSDKPGKSQESLMVKRSVPDSGTHAPDARHGFSELDLALLDALQTSPRAPWSRIGQALGVDATTAARHWERLRAAGLAWITAHDAAKQATVAFVEVRCRPGSLASVSSAAVLLPWVFNVDETAGDFDLLLGVVATDLPALGRSVNETIGGLDGVRSLRTRLAITQYGAGSDWRTWALEPADRAALSEPRAPTRVVFATDMYDRPGPEDQALLSALGDDGRLGYTELASLTGMSEHTARRRLQRMLREGEITVRCDLARPLAGLSAAMIYRASVPHSQREATGNALARMKQVRSCFFVSGPHNLLIVVWLHGLNAVDPFEALLTDRFPELEVRDRAVVLHAAKHMGRLLDLQGRATGRVPFALPPS; from the coding sequence ATGAGCGACAAACCCGGGAAATCACAGGAAAGCCTCATGGTGAAACGGTCTGTGCCGGATTCCGGCACCCACGCCCCGGACGCTCGGCACGGCTTCTCCGAGCTGGATCTGGCGCTCCTTGACGCGCTCCAGACCTCTCCCCGTGCGCCCTGGTCCCGGATCGGCCAGGCGCTGGGTGTGGACGCGACCACCGCGGCCCGGCACTGGGAGCGATTGCGCGCGGCCGGTCTGGCCTGGATCACGGCTCACGACGCCGCGAAGCAGGCCACCGTCGCCTTTGTGGAAGTGCGGTGCCGACCGGGTTCCCTGGCGTCGGTGAGCTCCGCCGCGGTTCTGCTGCCCTGGGTCTTCAACGTCGACGAGACCGCCGGCGACTTCGATCTGCTCCTGGGGGTGGTGGCCACCGATCTGCCCGCTCTCGGCCGCTCGGTGAACGAGACGATCGGCGGACTGGACGGGGTTCGCAGCCTCCGAACCCGGCTGGCCATCACCCAGTACGGGGCGGGCAGTGACTGGCGGACCTGGGCTTTGGAACCGGCCGACCGCGCCGCCCTGTCCGAACCGCGGGCGCCGACCCGTGTCGTCTTCGCCACGGACATGTATGACCGCCCGGGGCCCGAGGACCAGGCCCTGTTGTCCGCGCTGGGCGACGACGGCAGACTCGGCTACACCGAACTGGCGTCCCTGACCGGCATGAGCGAGCACACCGCCCGCCGACGGCTCCAGCGCATGCTGCGGGAAGGCGAGATCACCGTCCGCTGCGACCTGGCCCGCCCCCTCGCGGGACTGTCGGCGGCGATGATCTACCGTGCCTCGGTCCCCCACTCCCAGCGCGAGGCGACCGGCAACGCGCTGGCCCGCATGAAGCAGGTGCGCTCGTGCTTCTTCGTGAGCGGCCCGCACAACCTGCTCATCGTCGTGTGGCTCCACGGGCTCAACGCCGTCGACCCGTTCGAAGCCCTGCTCACCGACCGCTTCCCGGAGCTGGAGGTCCGCGACCGCGCCGTGGTGCTCCACGCCGCCAAGCACATGGGTCGGCTGCTCGACCTTCAGGGCCGGGCCACGGGCCGCGTGCCCTTCGCGCTGCCGCCGTCGTGA
- a CDS encoding NAD(P)-dependent alcohol dehydrogenase — MSTTTRAAVVESGGAPFTLTAVELAEPGPHEALVRVVATGLCHTDLGAASGGLPFPLPGVLGHEGAGVVEEVGSAVTGVVAGDHVVLSFTSCGDCHNCQGGHPAYCATWLPLNLIGGRRADGSSTISRDGEPLGGHFFGQSSFAERALVDERSLVKVDPDVPLESIAPLGCGVQTGVGAVWNVLKPRLGDTIVVLGAGAVGLSAVMAAALTPATRIIAVDRVGERLALAKELGATHTVNAGEADLGETLAAVTDGRGADGIVETTGNVGVLRQGADALAARGTLVVVGAPPFGSEVALDVNGLLPGKRIVGLTLGDSETQSFIPALVQLVKEGRLPLHRLITTYPFAEIDQAVRDMSAGKAIKPVLTF; from the coding sequence ATGTCCACCACCACGCGCGCGGCCGTCGTCGAGTCGGGCGGCGCACCCTTCACCCTCACCGCCGTCGAACTGGCCGAGCCGGGCCCGCACGAGGCGCTGGTCCGCGTCGTCGCAACAGGCCTGTGCCACACCGACCTTGGAGCAGCGAGCGGCGGACTGCCCTTCCCGCTCCCCGGAGTTCTCGGTCACGAGGGCGCCGGTGTCGTCGAGGAGGTCGGCTCGGCCGTCACCGGCGTCGTGGCCGGCGACCACGTCGTCCTGTCCTTCACGTCCTGCGGCGACTGCCACAACTGCCAGGGCGGGCACCCCGCTTACTGCGCGACCTGGCTGCCGCTGAACCTCATCGGCGGCCGACGTGCCGACGGCAGCAGCACCATCAGCCGCGACGGCGAGCCCCTCGGCGGGCACTTCTTCGGTCAGTCCTCGTTCGCCGAACGGGCGTTGGTCGACGAGCGCAGCCTGGTGAAGGTCGACCCGGACGTGCCGCTGGAGTCGATCGCCCCGCTGGGCTGCGGAGTCCAGACCGGAGTCGGCGCCGTCTGGAACGTCCTCAAGCCCCGGCTCGGCGACACGATCGTGGTGCTCGGCGCCGGAGCGGTGGGGCTGTCCGCGGTGATGGCCGCCGCGCTCACCCCGGCCACTCGGATCATCGCCGTGGACCGCGTCGGCGAACGGCTGGCCCTGGCAAAGGAGTTGGGAGCCACCCACACCGTCAACGCGGGCGAGGCCGACCTCGGTGAGACCCTCGCGGCAGTGACCGACGGCCGGGGAGCCGACGGCATCGTCGAGACGACCGGCAATGTCGGCGTCCTCCGCCAGGGCGCCGACGCGCTCGCCGCCCGGGGCACGCTGGTCGTCGTAGGAGCACCGCCGTTCGGCAGCGAAGTCGCCCTGGACGTCAACGGGTTGCTCCCCGGGAAGCGGATCGTGGGACTCACCCTCGGCGACAGTGAGACGCAGAGCTTTATCCCCGCGCTCGTTCAACTGGTCAAGGAAGGGCGGCTGCCGCTGCACCGCCTGATCACCACATATCCGTTCGCGGAGATCGACCAGGCGGTGCGGGACATGAGCGCGGGCAAGGCGATCAAGCCGGTGCTCACCTTCTGA
- a CDS encoding aldehyde dehydrogenase family protein, with amino-acid sequence MTAFEIEPGRLFIGGRWCEAADGARTEVVDPSRGRVVTTVAEAGPADVDAAVRAAREAFDSGHWSGLSGRERGRILHRVAELIRENADELAQLESLDVGKPITLCHAVDVTNAANDYEHYAALAHSLDGAVRDTPLNALAYTKREPLGVVAAITPFNFPLILAGSKLAPALAAGNTVVHKPADETPLSALYMAGLLQRAGVPDGVVNVVTGAGPVAGEALLRHTGVDKIAFTGSTAVGRHAASVAGENLKPVTMELGGNAAHLVFEDADLEKAVGAVIKGFVFNTGQFCMGGPRLLVARPVYSTLLNILADAVPGVPLGDPRLPETVVGPMAGERHLRKVEEYVDLARKEGARIVCGGERLDLDGGYYYKPTVIADLANDSRVIQEEIFGPVLTVQPFDTEDEAVELANSTPYGLASGIQTGNLTRAHRIADRLQAGIVWINDWAMLDPNVPFGGVKDSGFGREYGPEGLAAYTRTKSVVVSLD; translated from the coding sequence ATGACCGCCTTCGAGATCGAACCCGGCCGCCTGTTCATCGGGGGCCGCTGGTGCGAGGCCGCCGACGGAGCGCGCACCGAGGTGGTCGACCCGTCCCGGGGCCGGGTCGTCACCACGGTCGCGGAGGCCGGCCCCGCCGATGTGGACGCGGCCGTCCGCGCCGCCCGCGAGGCCTTCGACAGCGGCCACTGGTCCGGGCTCAGCGGCCGGGAACGCGGCCGGATCCTGCACCGCGTCGCCGAGCTGATCCGCGAGAACGCCGACGAACTCGCCCAGTTGGAGAGCCTCGACGTCGGCAAACCCATCACCCTGTGCCACGCCGTCGACGTGACCAACGCGGCCAACGACTACGAGCACTACGCGGCCCTCGCCCACTCCCTGGACGGCGCTGTCCGCGACACCCCGCTCAACGCCCTCGCCTACACCAAGCGCGAGCCGCTCGGCGTGGTCGCCGCGATCACCCCCTTCAACTTCCCGCTGATTCTGGCCGGTTCGAAACTCGCCCCCGCCCTCGCGGCCGGCAACACCGTGGTCCACAAGCCCGCCGACGAGACCCCGCTCAGCGCCCTCTACATGGCCGGACTGCTCCAGCGGGCCGGCGTCCCGGACGGTGTCGTCAACGTCGTCACCGGCGCGGGCCCGGTCGCCGGCGAGGCCCTGCTGCGGCACACCGGCGTCGACAAGATCGCCTTCACCGGCTCCACCGCCGTCGGCCGGCACGCCGCGAGCGTCGCCGGCGAGAACCTCAAGCCCGTGACCATGGAACTCGGCGGCAACGCGGCCCACCTCGTCTTCGAGGACGCCGACCTGGAGAAGGCCGTCGGCGCGGTCATCAAGGGATTCGTCTTCAACACCGGCCAGTTCTGCATGGGCGGCCCCCGCCTGCTCGTCGCGCGCCCCGTCTACAGCACCCTCCTCAACATCCTCGCCGACGCCGTCCCCGGCGTACCGCTCGGCGATCCCCGGCTGCCCGAGACCGTCGTCGGCCCGATGGCGGGGGAGCGGCACCTGCGGAAGGTCGAGGAGTACGTCGACCTCGCCCGCAAGGAGGGCGCCCGCATCGTCTGCGGCGGCGAACGGCTCGACCTGGACGGCGGCTACTACTACAAGCCCACGGTCATCGCCGACCTCGCCAACGACTCCCGGGTGATCCAGGAGGAGATCTTCGGCCCGGTCCTCACCGTCCAGCCCTTCGACACCGAGGACGAGGCCGTCGAACTCGCCAACTCCACGCCCTACGGCCTGGCTTCGGGCATCCAGACCGGCAACCTCACCCGCGCCCACCGCATCGCCGACCGGCTCCAGGCAGGCATCGTCTGGATCAACGACTGGGCGATGCTCGACCCCAACGTCCCCTTCGGCGGCGTCAAGGACTCCGGCTTCGGCCGCGAGTACGGCCCCGAGGGCCTCGCCGCCTACACCCGGACCAAGTCCGTCGTCGTCTCCCTCGACTGA
- a CDS encoding MarR family winged helix-turn-helix transcriptional regulator, translating into MAEPLAGPLTEPVVGTHATKAPPSLLYMVKQVELVVRSHLDELVRPYGITALQYTALTVLERHDGLSAAQLARDSFVTAQSIADLVRSLEGRGLIRRERNPRNRRELLILLTEEARDLLTGCAGPVRELEERMVRELTAHQSEQFRLALSKAWHALS; encoded by the coding sequence ATGGCTGAACCCCTGGCTGGCCCCTTGACCGAACCTGTCGTCGGCACCCACGCGACGAAGGCACCCCCCTCCCTGCTGTACATGGTCAAGCAGGTGGAGCTGGTCGTCCGCTCGCACCTGGACGAGTTGGTCAGGCCGTACGGGATCACCGCGCTCCAGTACACCGCGCTCACGGTCCTGGAGCGACACGACGGCCTGTCGGCGGCGCAGCTCGCCCGGGACTCCTTCGTCACCGCGCAGTCCATCGCCGACCTCGTGCGCTCCCTGGAGGGGCGCGGGCTGATCCGCCGGGAGCGCAATCCGCGGAACCGTCGCGAGCTGCTGATCCTGCTGACCGAGGAGGCGCGCGACCTGCTGACGGGGTGCGCCGGGCCGGTGCGGGAGCTGGAGGAGCGGATGGTGCGCGAGCTCACGGCGCACCAGAGCGAGCAGTTCCGCCTGGCACTCTCCAAGGCGTGGCACGCACTGTCGTAG
- a CDS encoding anti-sigma factor antagonist, producing MQQEPAPLTRHLRIHRDRGFTVLEFRGEIDIAAATEIQPYLDRVTARPRARIVIDLRQVEFFDCSGLRLLFRARQRVLERDGRLRLVCTHPLTLRILRVTGLNRLLPPQPTLDAALGQPEATSGTL from the coding sequence GTGCAGCAGGAACCCGCGCCGCTGACCCGGCATCTGCGGATCCACCGGGACCGCGGGTTCACGGTCCTGGAGTTCCGCGGGGAGATCGACATCGCCGCGGCGACGGAGATCCAGCCGTATCTGGACCGGGTGACGGCGCGGCCCCGCGCGCGGATCGTGATCGACCTGCGGCAGGTCGAGTTCTTCGACTGCTCGGGGCTGCGCCTGCTGTTCCGGGCGCGGCAGCGGGTGTTGGAGCGGGACGGGCGGCTGCGTCTCGTCTGCACCCACCCGCTGACCCTGCGCATCCTGCGGGTCACCGGGCTCAACCGGCTGCTGCCGCCGCAGCCGACGCTGGACGCGGCTCTGGGGCAGCCCGAGGCCACGTCCGGCACGTTATGA
- the tuf gene encoding elongation factor Tu, translating into MAKAKFERTKPHVNVGTIGHIDHGKTTLTAAITKVLHDRFPDLNPFTPFDQIDKAPEERQRGITISIAHVEYQTEHRHYAHVDCPGHADYIKNMITGAAQMDGAILVVAATDGPMPQTKEHVLLARQVGVPYIVVALNKTDMVDDEEILELVELEVRELLTEYEFPGDDLPVVKVSALRALEGDPEWTASVLELLAAVDEFVPQPVRDVDRPFLLPIEDVFTITGRGTVVTGRIERGILKVNNEVEIIGIHPQKTRTTVTGIEMFRKLLDEGRAGENVGLLLRGVKREDVERGQVVIKPGSVTPHTEFEARAYILSKDEGGRHTPFFHNYRPQFYFRTTDVTGVVTLPKGTEMVMPGDNTTMHVELIQPIAMEEGLKFAIREGGRTVGAGQVTKILK; encoded by the coding sequence GTGGCGAAGGCGAAGTTCGAGCGGACCAAACCCCATGTGAACGTCGGCACCATCGGGCACATCGACCACGGCAAGACCACCCTCACAGCGGCCATCACGAAGGTGCTGCACGACCGGTTCCCCGACCTCAACCCCTTCACACCGTTCGACCAGATCGACAAGGCGCCCGAGGAACGGCAGCGCGGCATCACGATCTCGATCGCCCATGTCGAGTACCAGACCGAACACCGGCACTACGCGCACGTCGACTGCCCCGGGCACGCCGACTACATCAAGAACATGATCACCGGCGCCGCCCAGATGGACGGCGCGATCCTCGTCGTCGCGGCCACCGACGGACCCATGCCGCAGACCAAGGAACACGTCCTGCTGGCCCGGCAGGTCGGGGTGCCGTACATCGTCGTCGCCCTGAACAAGACGGACATGGTCGACGACGAGGAGATCCTGGAACTCGTCGAGCTGGAGGTGAGGGAACTGCTCACCGAGTACGAGTTCCCCGGCGACGACCTCCCGGTGGTCAAGGTGTCCGCGCTCAGGGCCCTCGAAGGCGACCCGGAGTGGACTGCATCGGTGCTCGAACTCCTTGCAGCCGTCGATGAGTTCGTGCCGCAGCCGGTACGGGACGTGGACCGGCCGTTCCTGCTGCCGATCGAGGACGTCTTCACCATCACCGGGCGCGGCACGGTCGTCACCGGCCGGATCGAGCGCGGGATCCTGAAGGTCAACAACGAGGTGGAGATCATCGGCATCCACCCGCAGAAGACCCGGACGACCGTCACCGGCATCGAGATGTTCCGCAAACTCCTCGACGAGGGCCGGGCCGGCGAGAACGTCGGACTGCTGCTGCGCGGGGTCAAGCGCGAGGACGTGGAGCGCGGCCAGGTCGTCATCAAGCCCGGATCGGTCACCCCGCACACGGAGTTCGAGGCCCGCGCCTACATCCTGTCCAAGGACGAGGGCGGCCGGCACACGCCCTTCTTCCACAACTACCGCCCACAGTTCTACTTCCGCACGACGGACGTGACCGGAGTGGTGACCCTGCCGAAGGGCACCGAGATGGTCATGCCGGGCGACAACACGACCATGCACGTCGAGCTGATCCAACCCATCGCGATGGAGGAGGGGTTGAAGTTCGCGATCCGCGAGGGCGGGCGCACGGTGGGGGCCGGTCAGGTTACCAAGATCCTCAAGTAA
- a CDS encoding ribose-phosphate diphosphokinase, giving the protein MRDIAVFSGNAHPELAREVCAHLGVPLSPTRVSRFANDCLEVQLQANCRERDVFLIQPLVKPVQENLVELLLMCDAARGASAGRITVVMPHYSYARSDKKDAPRISLGGRLVADLMVAAGASRVLAMTLHSPQVHGFFSVPVDHLHALRELAAHFRQYDLSRTTVVSPDLGNAKEAAAFARLIGAQVAAGAKQRYADDRVVISSVIGDIADRDIIVLDDEIAKGSTVLELLDRLRELGPRSIRVACTHGLFAAGALKRIGEQPDVLEIVCTNTVPVPEEERTEKLRILSIAPALAEAVRRIHNGESVSALFDAPPNE; this is encoded by the coding sequence GTGCGAGACATCGCCGTGTTCAGCGGGAATGCCCACCCCGAGTTGGCCAGGGAGGTCTGCGCACATCTCGGTGTTCCGCTCAGCCCCACCCGGGTCAGCCGGTTCGCCAACGACTGCCTGGAGGTACAGCTCCAGGCCAACTGCCGGGAACGGGACGTCTTCCTGATCCAGCCGCTGGTGAAGCCGGTCCAGGAGAACCTCGTAGAGCTGCTGTTGATGTGCGACGCGGCACGCGGTGCCTCCGCCGGGCGGATCACCGTCGTCATGCCGCACTACTCGTACGCCCGCTCCGACAAGAAGGACGCCCCGCGCATCTCGCTCGGCGGCCGGCTCGTCGCCGACCTGATGGTGGCGGCGGGCGCGAGCCGCGTCCTGGCCATGACCCTGCACTCGCCACAGGTGCACGGCTTCTTCTCGGTGCCGGTCGACCATCTGCACGCGCTGCGTGAACTGGCCGCGCACTTCCGGCAGTACGACCTCTCCCGCACCACCGTCGTCTCCCCGGACCTCGGCAACGCCAAGGAGGCCGCCGCGTTCGCCCGGCTGATCGGCGCCCAGGTGGCCGCCGGCGCCAAGCAGCGGTACGCGGACGACCGGGTCGTCATCAGCTCCGTCATCGGTGACATCGCCGACCGGGACATCATCGTGCTGGACGACGAGATCGCCAAGGGCAGCACCGTGCTCGAACTCCTCGACCGCCTGAGGGAGTTGGGCCCGCGCTCGATCCGAGTCGCCTGTACGCACGGCCTGTTCGCGGCGGGCGCGCTGAAGCGGATCGGGGAGCAGCCCGACGTCCTGGAGATCGTCTGCACCAACACCGTGCCAGTGCCCGAGGAGGAGCGCACCGAGAAGCTGCGCATCCTGTCCATCGCCCCGGCGCTCGCCGAGGCCGTACGCCGCATTCACAACGGCGAGTCCGTCAGCGCCCTGTTCGACGCGCCGCCGAACGAATAG
- the otr(A) gene encoding tetracycline resistance ribosomal protection protein Otr(A) codes for MHTLNIGILAHVDAGKTSLTERLLFDHGAIDRLGSVDAGDTRTDDGAIERQRGITVRSAVAAFTSGDTQVNLIDTPGHSDFIAEVERALEVLDGAVLLLSAVEGVQAQTRVLLRTLRRLRLPTLVLVNKIDRAGARAEDLLADIRHRLTPHVVPLTDVTGLGTPAARVHPRPPADPDLAEALAEVDPDILAAVVDGPHPTPDDLRKSLAARTADGSIHPLFHGSALGGQGVAELVAHLVRLIPPTPTGSGTPRGTVFAVRPGPGRERTAYLRLYDGEVAPHQRLTFRRHGADGRTVEVSGRVTRLDVIGRPGPLTAGNIGALTGPKDVRVGDRLGELTERAPQFAPPTLETIVRARRPEQAAALRTALLALADQDPLLHARPAASGATVLLLYGEVQKEVVAATLVQDFGIEADFEPSRVRFLERPAGTGEAWDEFPWHDRTHYWATIGLRVEPAERGSGGVFGYETELGALPRAFHQAIEDTVHATLLSGLEGAPVTDYRVALTRSGYAAPLSTAADFRGLTPIVLRRALRLARTRLYEPYVMFETEVPLEALAPVTAHLASCRAEFAGTTGGVGSWLITGELPARRVRDVELALPGLTHGEGMWWSRPSGDRELPSH; via the coding sequence ATGCACACCCTGAACATCGGAATTCTGGCCCACGTCGACGCCGGTAAGACCAGCCTCACCGAGCGGCTGCTCTTCGACCACGGCGCGATCGACCGGCTCGGCAGCGTCGACGCGGGTGACACCCGTACGGACGACGGCGCGATCGAGCGGCAGCGCGGGATCACCGTCCGCTCGGCCGTCGCCGCGTTCACCTCCGGCGACACCCAGGTCAACCTGATCGACACTCCGGGCCACTCGGACTTCATCGCGGAGGTCGAGCGCGCCCTGGAGGTCCTCGACGGCGCGGTCCTGCTGCTCTCCGCCGTGGAGGGCGTCCAAGCGCAGACCCGCGTCCTGCTGCGGACCCTGCGTCGGCTACGGCTGCCCACGCTCGTCCTCGTCAACAAGATCGACCGGGCGGGCGCCCGCGCCGAGGACCTCCTCGCGGACATCCGCCACCGGCTGACCCCGCACGTCGTACCGCTCACGGACGTGACCGGCCTCGGCACACCCGCAGCACGCGTGCACCCCCGCCCGCCCGCCGACCCGGACCTGGCCGAGGCACTCGCCGAGGTCGACCCGGACATCCTCGCGGCCGTCGTCGACGGCCCCCACCCGACCCCGGACGACCTGCGCAAGTCCCTGGCCGCCCGCACCGCCGACGGCTCGATCCACCCCCTGTTCCACGGCTCGGCCCTCGGCGGGCAGGGCGTCGCCGAACTCGTCGCCCACCTGGTCCGGTTGATCCCACCCACACCCACCGGCTCAGGCACCCCGAGGGGCACGGTGTTCGCCGTACGCCCCGGCCCCGGCCGCGAACGGACGGCGTATCTGCGGCTCTACGACGGTGAGGTGGCCCCGCACCAGCGGCTCACGTTCCGCCGCCACGGGGCGGACGGCCGGACGGTCGAGGTCTCCGGACGCGTCACGCGGCTCGATGTCATCGGCCGCCCCGGTCCGCTCACCGCCGGGAACATCGGAGCGCTGACGGGGCCGAAGGACGTCCGCGTCGGCGACCGGCTCGGTGAACTCACCGAGCGGGCACCGCAGTTCGCGCCGCCGACGCTGGAGACGATCGTACGGGCACGGCGGCCCGAGCAGGCGGCGGCACTGCGTACGGCGTTGCTCGCGCTGGCCGACCAGGACCCGTTGCTGCACGCGCGGCCGGCCGCGTCCGGGGCGACCGTGCTGCTCCTGTACGGGGAGGTCCAGAAGGAGGTCGTCGCGGCGACTCTCGTCCAGGACTTCGGAATCGAGGCCGACTTCGAGCCGAGCCGGGTGCGGTTCCTGGAACGCCCGGCCGGGACCGGTGAGGCCTGGGACGAGTTCCCGTGGCACGACCGCACCCACTACTGGGCGACGATCGGGCTGCGCGTCGAACCGGCGGAGCGCGGCTCCGGCGGGGTCTTCGGCTACGAGACCGAACTCGGCGCACTCCCAAGGGCGTTCCACCAGGCCATCGAGGACACGGTCCACGCGACCCTGCTCAGCGGGCTGGAGGGCGCCCCCGTGACGGACTACCGGGTCGCCCTGACCCGTTCCGGGTACGCCGCCCCGCTCAGCACGGCCGCCGACTTCCGCGGTCTCACCCCGATCGTGCTGCGCCGAGCGCTGCGGCTCGCGCGGACGCGGCTGTACGAGCCGTACGTCATGTTCGAGACGGAGGTCCCGCTGGAGGCGCTCGCGCCGGTGACCGCTCATCTCGCCTCCTGCCGCGCCGAGTTCGCGGGGACGACGGGTGGTGTCGGCTCCTGGCTGATCACCGGCGAGCTGCCGGCCCGCCGGGTGCGGGACGTGGAACTGGCCCTGCCCGGGCTCACGCACGGGGAGGGGATGTGGTGGTCACGGCCGTCGGGAGACCGTGAACTACCGTCGCACTGA